The region AGCCATTTTATTGATTCACAACACAGGGGAAGACTGAAGAAAGTGATGAAGAAGCTGAGAATCAGAATGGAGCTGAGAGCAAAGAAGGCCAGGAGAATGAGGAGAAGGATGGGGAAAAAGTAGATGACGATGCACACGATAGCAATAGCACGGATTCCAGTATAACAGAAGGATACAATGGAACAACTGCACAGTCAGAATCTACTACTCCTTCCGCTCCTGGTTCTACCTCTGCTGCTTATCCTTTCTATAGCTCCACTATAGATGCGCAGCAAGGAGAAGGTGAAAGTAGCAGCAATGGGAATCACCAGGATGAAAATGGAGGCCATGAAAGTTATAGCACCACTGAGGACAGCAATGTTGACCCCTATGGCAATCAAGGTGAAACTGAAAATGGCATTGTTTTTCTAGAAGGCGATGGaaatgagaaggggagggggatcaCTCGAGGTGACAATTTTGTAGGATATGATGATGAATATAATTATTATAGCAGTAATGGGTACGGTGGATATCCCCATGAATACTACAGTGAACAATGAGCAACTAAATCATGTGTTGTATTTGTAACCCCAATATTATGACTATAGGGATGTCTTACAAAGCACTACACGTTACTAAAGTCTGCTACCGtgttaatgcacactaatgcCATTAACGTGCCTTGTTGGCAAACAGACCTCATTATAAAACTAATGTGTGTTAATGTATGTTAGCACAGAGTAATGTGACAGTGCCTTTAGAAAATCTAGCCTAAGAGGGTGAAAGAAAAGTAGGAAGTTGCTGACAGGATTGACCTTTCCAAGAATTGTTAATAATAGGAGCATGTCACATTTATTTAGCTAAAATTTAGTATTCACCAAGCCTTTGTAGAAATACTGTAGTGCCAAACTGTAGTAGTTGCGTCGGTCCTGTAGAAGAATTATAATGATCTTTGCAGACCTTCAATCAATGCCAGAGGAAGGTGCTGCATGTGAAACGGGATATTATTTATGGAAACCTCATTGTACATTTTTGGACTGCAATTGTATTACAGTTTATAGTAATGTCAAAAAACCCTTTACACATTATCAGAAAGTAGCATGTTGGCATAGAGTTTTATCACAGCTGTTTATAGGCGTAATAATACTGAACTGATAATAGTCCATCAACTGTGTTATAGTGAACCagataaaaattatttataactTAATGGGTCAGTTCACTTATTTGTATACATCATTGCAAGTTGCTGTGAGTTTGGATTTAGAAAAAATTGATAATTAAATCCAAATTCAAATCTTGATTGATCTGCAAGATAAAAAGGAGAGTATCGTCTTCAGGTGCTATCCTCCAAAATCCAAGGTATTGCTCTATTTCTTAAACAAATatgtaagaatataagaacatggcAAATCATCATAGGCAAATGGACTCCAAATTGCTGGATCCCAGACATAGCAGGTACAGTGAAATAAGTCTGTCTGGATAATCATTCttaaggatgtgcattcatttcaaACAACAGAGAAAATGTCTCAGCATTTCCCACATTGTTTCATGTCATTtctaacctgaaaaaaaaaaggagtcaaTCTTCAAAGcaattgaaccagccagaaacggctcTTATTCGCTCCTATGCATGGATACTCAGTGGCACTCAAACAGTGCCATTGAATTtcaccacagaccactaaactCAAGGCCAGCTACTCTGTGAGcagtccaggggcggagtcagcacttaactgcctatgtTTAGTGATTAaaccttatcaatagaaatcaaacaaagtaaaacatggaaaagaaaataagatgataccttttttattggacataacttaatacatttcttgattagctttcgaaggttgcccttcttcgtcagatcggaaataagcaaatgtgttagcagatagtatatataagagatttGCAGATggctgttcacttttgtttctttctgacaatctgcaagctcttatatatactatctgctaacacatttgcttatttccgatctgacgaagaagggcaaccttcgaaagctaatcaagaaatgtattaagttatgtccaataaaaaaggtatcatcttatttttttttccatgttttattttgtttgatttctattgataacctttagagTGGTTAAACCTGACTCTCTtcataataaatcccaataaataaataaatcagatcgCATAAAAGTCAtttctatctttatgtggtgtc is a window of Microcaecilia unicolor chromosome 2, aMicUni1.1, whole genome shotgun sequence DNA encoding:
- the IBSP gene encoding bone sialoprotein 2; amino-acid sequence: MQIEFVLVILVGIASAIPVSRFYRRGKAGSSEENAVFRPRYQYYLYKYAFMHPPQKQMLTLTRGNSDSSEEDGNGNSSEESYSMEEEGGTGGNQESAEAGGEGSKGNDGKDSQKLDGGKNSTSHGDLQKGKTEESDEEAENQNGAESKEGQENEEKDGEKVDDDAHDSNSTDSSITEGYNGTTAQSESTTPSAPGSTSAAYPFYSSTIDAQQGEGESSSNGNHQDENGGHESYSTTEDSNVDPYGNQGETENGIVFLEGDGNEKGRGITRGDNFVGYDDEYNYYSSNGYGGYPHEYYSEQ